The following proteins come from a genomic window of Microbacterium lemovicicum:
- a CDS encoding SOUL family heme-binding protein produces MTEQQPYEVIRAEEGWELRRYPEHVVAETIVTDVDFEDAGNRAFRPLFGYISGANRVTQKIAMTAPVVQSSSQKIAMTAPVVQSSGKDGYAVAFVLPAGMTEADAPEPTAPEVHIRTVPAQLVAVTTFSGRWKEESWREHRAELLAAVRAAGLTVTGEPRFARFDPPYKPWFLRRNEVLIDVAE; encoded by the coding sequence ATGACCGAGCAGCAACCATACGAGGTGATCCGCGCCGAGGAGGGGTGGGAGCTGCGCCGGTACCCCGAGCACGTCGTCGCCGAGACGATCGTCACGGACGTCGACTTCGAGGATGCCGGGAACCGGGCGTTCCGCCCCCTGTTCGGATACATCAGCGGAGCCAACCGGGTGACGCAGAAGATCGCGATGACCGCACCGGTGGTGCAGTCGTCGTCGCAGAAGATCGCGATGACCGCCCCCGTGGTGCAGTCGAGCGGCAAGGACGGCTACGCCGTCGCGTTCGTCCTGCCCGCCGGCATGACCGAGGCCGACGCCCCCGAGCCGACCGCGCCCGAGGTGCACATCCGCACCGTGCCCGCGCAGCTCGTCGCCGTCACGACGTTCTCCGGACGGTGGAAGGAGGAGTCGTGGCGCGAGCACCGGGCCGAGCTCCTCGCCGCCGTCCGCGCGGCCGGCCTCACCGTGACGGGGGAGCCGCGCTTCGCCCGCTTCGATCCGCCGTACAAGCCGTGGTTCCTCCGCCGCAACGAGGTCTTGATCGACGTCGCCGAGTGA